The genomic window CGAGCGGGAGGTCGCCGGACCCGTCGGGGCCTGCAGATGCGTACGGCGGCCGGCCCGGTTCGACGATGTCGCCGGGTCAGGAATAGCCCCACTCCCGCGCGCCCCGCAGGACATCCGTACGCCGAGCGCACGACAGGTTCAACGCGCCGGGGAGACCCCCGGCCCTACTCAAGGAATTGGCATGTCCTCAAACAATCGACGCACCCGGATCTCCCGGCGGACCGCGATAGCACTGGCCGGCATGTCGGTCGTCGCGGCTGTCGCCGCCACGGCACCGAGCATGGCCAGTGCCGTGAGCGGCAGCTCCAGCGGCACTCGACACTCGGCCACCCGGACGCAGAACGCGGAGAGCGCCAGCACCGCCCCCAACCTGCGGGTCAGGGCCACCAACGGCGTCACCTACCAGTACCGCCGCTTCGGCCACCCCGGCGCCGGCAGCGTGCCCCTGGTCTTCTTCCAGCACTTCCGCGGCAACCTTGACGCCTGGGACCCCAAGCTCATCGACACCATCGCCGCCAAGCGCGAGGTCATCCTCGTGGACAACGTCGGTGTCGGCGGCTCCACCGGCACCACCGCCAGCACCGTCCAGCAGACGGCCCTGGACGCCATCGACTTCATCGACGCCCTCAAGCTGCCCCGCTACGACGTGTTCGGCTTCTCCCTCGGCGGCGAGGTCGCCCAGGAGGTCGCCCTGCGCCGCCCCTGGCAGGTCCGCCGCGTCGTCCTGGCCGGCACCGGCCCCCAGGGCGGAGTGGACCAGCGCGCAACCGACCCCGACATCCTGCAGCGGACCCTGAAGGACAACCCCGGCCCCGAGGACTACCTCTTTCTGTTCTTCAAGGACACCGCCACCAGCCAGGCCGCGGGGAAGGAGTTCCTCCAGCGCCTCGGACAGCGCACCACCGACCACGACGCCCCCTCCAGCCTCGCCACCCGCGACCGCCAGCTCACCGCGTGGTCCGAGTGGGGCATCCCGGACAAGTCCAAGCTGGTCCGCCTGAAGGCCCTCTTCCAGCCGGTCCTGGTCGCCGACGGCGAGAGCGACATGCTGATGCCCGCCAAGAACTCCCACCTGCTGGCCAAGCACCTCCCCAACGCCCAACTGCACATCTACCCGGACGCCGGCCACGGCTTCCTCTACCAGTACGCCGTCAAGTTCGGCACCGAGGTGAACGCCTTCCTCGACCGCTGACAACACCTCGCCACGAGACGGTCGCCGGACCGGCAGGAACGGCGACCGCCGACCGGCAGCCCACGCCCGATACCCCGCCGGAGCCGAACCCGGCGGGGTATCGCCGTGTAACTGGGCGCCGCCTGCCTCAGCCCGCAGTGGTTGGCACCCTGACCCTCCGTAGCGGATACGGGAACGCTACGGATATCCCTTTAATTGATGCTCCGATGTTGCGCCTGACTTAGAAGCTGATACATTGATGAAACCGATTGAGGGTGTTGCGGCGACATCGGCGGGCCTCGGTACGACCGTCATCCGCGTCCGACACCGCGATCCCCTCACCCCGCGCAAGACGAAGCAGTCCATGAGTCAGGAGCCCACAATGGCGACAACACGTCCGGTAGCCCTCGTGACGGGTGCGTCCTCCGGCATCGGAAAGTCAGCCGCTCTCGCGCTGGCCGCAGCCGGTTACGAGGTGGTCGGCACGAGCCGCAACACCGCGCACGTCACCCCTGTGAAGGGCGTGACATTCCTCGACCTCGATGTCAGCAGTGACGGGTCGGTGACGACCGCGGTCGGAGAGGTGATCGACCGGTTCGGGCGGATCGACGTCCTGGTCAACAACGCCGGCGTCGGCTCGGCGGGCGCGGCCGAGGAGTCCTCCGCCGCCCAGGCCCAGCACCTGTTCGACATCAACGTCTTCGGCGTCATCCGTATGACGAACGCCGTGCTGCCCCACATGCGCGCGGCGGGCAGCGGACGAATCATCAACATCTCCTCCATCGTCGGGTTCATGCCGCAGCCCTACATGGCCGTCTACGCCGCCTCCAAGCACGCCGTCGAGGGCTACTCCGAGTCCGCCGACCACGAGCTCCGCGAACACGGCATACGGGTCCTGCTCGTCGAGCCCGCCTGGACCAACACCGCGTTCGACGCCGCCAGCGTCCGCCCCGACCAGCCCCTGGACATCTACGCGGGCCAGCGGCACATCTTCGAGGAGTACATGGCCGGCGCGGTCAAGGACGGCGACGACCCCGCCGTCGTCGCCAAGGAGATCGTCGCGGCGGCGACCGACGCCAAGCCCAAGGTGCGCTACACCGCCGGTGCCATGACCGGGCGCGTCCGCACCATGCGCCGCATCGTCCCCACCCGCGTGTTCGACCAGCAGCTCCGCAAGATGAACCGGCTGCCCGCCTGACACCCGCGCCCTCACTTCCCTCCACGAGGCACAGCAACGAGAAAGCGACGCTCGTCATGACTACCTATCTGGCAGACGCGGCCGAGGACCTCACCGCAGACGGTCCCTCCGCGACGTTCACCTACCGGCGCATCGGCCCGCGGGGCGGCATTCCACTGGTCCTGCTCAACCGGGTCCGAGGCACCCTCGACTGGTGGGACCCCGAGCTCCTGGACCACCTGGCCGCCGCCCATGACGTGATCGTGTTCGACAACGTCGGCACCGGCTACACCACCGGCACCCCACGTGACTCCGTCGAGGGTCTCGCCGACGGCACCGTCGAGTTCATCGAGGCCCTCGGCCTGCCGCAGGTCGACCTGCTCGGCTGGACGCTGGGCGGCACCGTCGCCCAGCACATCGCCCGCACCCGACCCGACCTGGTCCGCAAGCTGGTCGTGGCGGCCGCCAACCCCGGCGGCACGGTGCCCGGCGCTCCCGACCCGGACCCCAAGGTGCGGGCCACCATGACCAAGCCCGAGGTCACCGGGGACGACCTGGTGTTCCTGTTCTTCCCCGGGACGGACACCGGACGCGCCGCCGGGTACGAGCACCTCGCCAGGGTGGCCACCCGGCTGGCCACCGGCGTCCCCGGCGTGTCCGAGGCGGCGGCCACGGGTCAGATCGCCGCGATCGGCAAGGACGCGGCGATCCCCTTCGACCAGGTGCGGGCCGACCTGGAGTCCATCAAGCAGCCCGTCCTGTACGCGACCGGCATGAAGGACGCGATGATCCCCGCCCTGGCCGCCTACACCGCCGTCCAGCACCTGACCGACGCCACCCTCGTGGTCTACGGCGACGCCGGCCACGCCTTCCTCTTCCAGCACGCCAAGGACTTCGCCGCCCAGGTGACGGCCTTCCTTGCCGACTGACCGCTCACCCGGACGCCGGAGCCACGGCAGTCCGAGCGCCTGCCCGACCTAGGAGATACATCGTGCAGTCGACCAGCGCGCCGGCGCGCCGGGAGGTGACGCCGCTGGAGTTGTTCTTCGACCTGGTCTACGTCTTCGCGATCGGCCGGCTGTCGCATCAACTGCTGGCGCACCCGACGTGGACGGGCGCGGCCCAGACGCTCGTGCTCTACCTCGCGGTCTACGCGGCGTGGGCGTACACCACATGGGCGGTCACCCTCGTCCCGGCCGAGGATCCGCGGACCCGTCGGATGCTGCTGACGGTCATGCTCCTGGGACTGTTCATGAACGCCGCGATCCCGCGTGCCTTCGGCGATGCCGGATGGGTCTTCGTCGTCACCTTCCTGCTGATTCACCTCGGCCGGACGGTGTGGCTGCTGAGGGTGGGTCTCGACCGGCGTGATCAGGAGCATTGGCGCCGTGTCCTGGTCTGGTTCGCCGCGGCCGCCCCCTTCTGGCTGACCGGCGCGGCGGCCGACGGCGACGCGCGGCTGGTGTGGTGGGCCGCGGCGACCCTGATCGAGTTGGCGGGCACGTGGACGGCGCATCCCCTGCCCGGCCGCAGGCTGGACTCCCGGCAGGTCACCTTCGCCGGCGGCCACCTGCTGGAACGCGGCCGACTGTTCATGATCATCGCGTTCGGTGAGACGATCCTGACCACCGGCACCGCCCTCACCACGGCGCCGTACGCGCCGATGACCCTGCTGACCGCCGGCGTGGCGCTCACCGGCACGGTCGCGTTGTTCTGGCTGTTCTTCAGCCGCTCCGAGCACATCGTGCGCCACTACGAGCAGACCGAGGACCCCATACGGGCGGGCCGCAGCGGCGTCTACAGCCTCATGGTCTCCGTCGCCGGGATGATCGCCGCCGCCGCGGGCGACGAGCGTGTCATCGCGCACCCGGCCCATCACGCCGGCATCACCACGAACCTGCTGCTGTTCGGCGGGCCTGCCCTCTTCATCGGGGCGCAGACGTGGCACGGCAGGACCCTGTTCGACGACCTGCCCAAGGCGCGGCTGGTCGCGCTGTCCGCTCTGATCCTCGGATGCGCGGTCACGCCGACGGCCCCGGCCTACGTGGCGGCGGTCGTCGCGGCCGCGATCGTCGTCACGCTGGCGGCGTTCGAAGATCGCCGCCCGTCCGGCGATACCGCTGCGAAGCCGATCTCCTCGCGCCGCCCACGTCCCTGACCTACGGCACTACTGCGGCCGAC from Streptomyces sp. DSM 40750 includes these protein-coding regions:
- a CDS encoding low temperature requirement protein A, with amino-acid sequence MQSTSAPARREVTPLELFFDLVYVFAIGRLSHQLLAHPTWTGAAQTLVLYLAVYAAWAYTTWAVTLVPAEDPRTRRMLLTVMLLGLFMNAAIPRAFGDAGWVFVVTFLLIHLGRTVWLLRVGLDRRDQEHWRRVLVWFAAAAPFWLTGAAADGDARLVWWAAATLIELAGTWTAHPLPGRRLDSRQVTFAGGHLLERGRLFMIIAFGETILTTGTALTTAPYAPMTLLTAGVALTGTVALFWLFFSRSEHIVRHYEQTEDPIRAGRSGVYSLMVSVAGMIAAAAGDERVIAHPAHHAGITTNLLLFGGPALFIGAQTWHGRTLFDDLPKARLVALSALILGCAVTPTAPAYVAAVVAAAIVVTLAAFEDRRPSGDTAAKPISSRRPRP
- a CDS encoding alpha/beta fold hydrolase; amino-acid sequence: MSSNNRRTRISRRTAIALAGMSVVAAVAATAPSMASAVSGSSSGTRHSATRTQNAESASTAPNLRVRATNGVTYQYRRFGHPGAGSVPLVFFQHFRGNLDAWDPKLIDTIAAKREVILVDNVGVGGSTGTTASTVQQTALDAIDFIDALKLPRYDVFGFSLGGEVAQEVALRRPWQVRRVVLAGTGPQGGVDQRATDPDILQRTLKDNPGPEDYLFLFFKDTATSQAAGKEFLQRLGQRTTDHDAPSSLATRDRQLTAWSEWGIPDKSKLVRLKALFQPVLVADGESDMLMPAKNSHLLAKHLPNAQLHIYPDAGHGFLYQYAVKFGTEVNAFLDR
- a CDS encoding alpha/beta fold hydrolase, which translates into the protein MTTYLADAAEDLTADGPSATFTYRRIGPRGGIPLVLLNRVRGTLDWWDPELLDHLAAAHDVIVFDNVGTGYTTGTPRDSVEGLADGTVEFIEALGLPQVDLLGWTLGGTVAQHIARTRPDLVRKLVVAAANPGGTVPGAPDPDPKVRATMTKPEVTGDDLVFLFFPGTDTGRAAGYEHLARVATRLATGVPGVSEAAATGQIAAIGKDAAIPFDQVRADLESIKQPVLYATGMKDAMIPALAAYTAVQHLTDATLVVYGDAGHAFLFQHAKDFAAQVTAFLAD
- a CDS encoding oxidoreductase, encoding MATTRPVALVTGASSGIGKSAALALAAAGYEVVGTSRNTAHVTPVKGVTFLDLDVSSDGSVTTAVGEVIDRFGRIDVLVNNAGVGSAGAAEESSAAQAQHLFDINVFGVIRMTNAVLPHMRAAGSGRIINISSIVGFMPQPYMAVYAASKHAVEGYSESADHELREHGIRVLLVEPAWTNTAFDAASVRPDQPLDIYAGQRHIFEEYMAGAVKDGDDPAVVAKEIVAAATDAKPKVRYTAGAMTGRVRTMRRIVPTRVFDQQLRKMNRLPA